One region of Cardinium endosymbiont of Culicoides punctatus genomic DNA includes:
- a CDS encoding phosphatase PAP2 family protein, with translation MKKRASTITIIWRKNAFFFHGALTIFTIGLLPFLLFDKVSFFISVKQWHHPIVDCIAPYLTWLGDGFTYGLFISVITLFGASCRKIIIAGSSFVCMSIIVQILKRLFFAHYLRPISLVPTDIQLHVVNGVEPLTTLSFPSGHAGTIFTLISVIQLFISNKKKIYSIMLLFLAIAVAYSRIYLFQHFYTDVYVGGIIGITSSTIIYIFFIHFQKINYLDNPVYLFIIRHVKNTSIKIKE, from the coding sequence ATGAAAAAAAGGGCTTCTACAATCACAATAATTTGGCGCAAAAATGCTTTCTTTTTTCATGGTGCTTTAACAATATTTACTATTGGTTTGCTGCCTTTTTTGTTATTTGATAAAGTTTCATTCTTTATTAGCGTAAAGCAATGGCACCATCCTATTGTAGATTGTATAGCCCCCTATTTAACTTGGCTAGGAGATGGTTTTACATATGGCTTATTTATATCGGTCATTACATTATTTGGTGCCAGTTGCAGAAAAATTATCATTGCTGGTAGTAGCTTTGTCTGCATGTCTATTATTGTGCAAATATTGAAACGTCTTTTTTTTGCACACTATTTAAGGCCAATTTCATTAGTTCCTACAGATATACAGCTACATGTAGTAAATGGCGTTGAGCCATTAACTACATTAAGTTTTCCTTCAGGCCATGCTGGAACGATCTTTACCCTTATTTCTGTTATACAATTATTCATTAGCAATAAAAAAAAGATCTATAGCATTATGCTCTTGTTCTTAGCCATTGCAGTTGCGTATTCAAGAATTTATCTCTTCCAACATTTTTACACAGATGTTTATGTAGGCGGCATTATTGGAATAACTTCTTCTACAATAATTTATATTTTTTTTATTCATTTCCAAAAAATAAACTATTTAGATAACCCAGTCTATCTTTTTATTATAAGACATGTTAAAAACACTTCTATTAAAATTAAAGAATAA
- a CDS encoding ArnT family glycosyltransferase, producing the protein MLIIFGITFALGIGNIHLFDLDELYFAESTREMLLTKKYGQVSFNSQPLYEKPPLFFWIQALSMQIWGINEVGARFPNVVCGVLTISTLYAIGKQYNGSKFGLLWMCLHATTFLPHFYFKSGIIDPFLNYFMLLAIYLLSRNTMQPSNLSQSIYPIGAGVAIGLALLIKGPIGFVIPLLTLTLSRIWIDIRPIEWKQLALALLVAGGIVCCWIIPEVWQRGFIFIKEFWNYHILLYSEPVDTHNQPWYYHYIVLFWGCFPSSLFSIYSLKQLGWIRGNYFAANMQALLIVVLLIFTFVGTKIVHYSSMAYFPITFFTANFLYTLLDNHEKINNKTIPFLFVLGSICIGCFFLIIPWIGFHKEIFFPLIKNQQVIDALDMPVVWNYWDSIPGLIYLIGIFIALYCFSQNRFIPFIVSSMTANSLSLTLFLTYIAPKIESYSQGELVHFCKAYKSKDVYLVTVGFKAAAPLFYADKQLDKNLKKQNIYWFLEGAIDKPCFFILYKNETNILKNYKDIIPLKSAGCFAFYQRLPM; encoded by the coding sequence TTGCTGATTATTTTTGGAATTACCTTTGCATTAGGTATAGGGAATATACATCTTTTTGATTTAGATGAACTCTACTTTGCAGAAAGTACTAGAGAAATGTTACTTACTAAAAAATATGGTCAAGTTTCTTTCAATTCTCAGCCTCTTTACGAAAAACCTCCTCTTTTTTTCTGGATACAAGCTCTAAGTATGCAAATTTGGGGCATTAACGAAGTAGGAGCCCGCTTCCCAAATGTAGTATGCGGGGTATTAACCATTTCAACACTGTACGCTATAGGTAAACAATACAATGGAAGTAAATTTGGCCTTCTATGGATGTGCTTGCATGCAACTACTTTTTTACCTCATTTTTATTTTAAATCAGGTATTATAGATCCTTTTTTAAATTATTTTATGTTGCTGGCAATTTATTTGCTATCTCGCAATACCATGCAGCCATCTAATCTATCACAATCTATTTATCCTATTGGTGCTGGAGTGGCTATAGGGTTAGCGCTGCTTATCAAAGGACCTATAGGATTTGTCATACCATTGCTTACCTTAACGTTGAGTCGAATATGGATTGACATACGACCAATCGAGTGGAAACAGCTGGCTTTAGCACTTCTAGTAGCAGGAGGTATAGTATGTTGCTGGATTATTCCAGAGGTTTGGCAACGTGGATTCATTTTTATAAAAGAATTTTGGAATTACCACATATTGCTTTATTCTGAACCAGTTGATACACATAATCAACCTTGGTATTACCATTATATAGTTCTTTTCTGGGGTTGCTTCCCAAGTTCTTTGTTCTCCATATATTCTTTAAAACAATTAGGATGGATACGTGGAAACTATTTTGCTGCTAACATGCAAGCTTTGTTGATAGTTGTTTTATTGATTTTCACATTTGTAGGCACAAAAATAGTACATTATAGTTCTATGGCTTATTTTCCTATAACCTTTTTTACTGCCAATTTTTTATACACTTTATTGGATAACCATGAAAAAATAAATAATAAGACGATTCCATTTTTATTTGTTTTAGGCAGTATATGTATTGGCTGTTTTTTCTTGATCATTCCATGGATTGGGTTCCATAAAGAAATATTTTTCCCTTTGATTAAAAATCAGCAAGTAATTGATGCATTGGATATGCCTGTAGTATGGAATTATTGGGATAGTATACCAGGGCTTATTTATTTAATTGGCATTTTTATCGCCTTGTATTGTTTCTCACAAAATCGTTTCATCCCCTTTATTGTATCATCGATGACTGCAAATAGCTTATCACTTACATTATTTTTAACCTATATCGCGCCTAAAATAGAATCATATAGCCAAGGAGAACTTGTGCATTTTTGCAAAGCATATAAAAGTAAAGATGTCTATCTCGTTACCGTTGGTTTTAAAGCTGCAGCCCCACTATTTTATGCAGATAAACAGCTAGATAAGAATTTAAAAAAGCAAAATATCTATTGGTTTTTAGAAGGAGCTATTGATAAACCTTGTTTTTTTATTTTATACAAAAATGAAACGAATATTTTAAAGAATTATAAAGATATTATCCCTCTTAAAAGTGCTGGATGTTTTGCTTTTTATCAACGACTGCCTATGTAA